A genomic region of Chloracidobacterium sp. contains the following coding sequences:
- a CDS encoding MoxR family ATPase, which produces MAEANIPDGRISASRLDDLRTVLMLTHTPATVAHILNELRKTIVGEDDAIEQILVALLAEGHALIEGVPGTAKTLTVKTLAQIIGAQFSRIQFTPDLMPSDITGTNVFNMQTSQFTLRHGPVFTDILLADEINRTPPKTQAALLEAMEERQVTIDGERYQLSPLFTVLATENPIEYEGTYPLPEAQLDRFLMKILIDYPEAEAEAEIVARWDAGFNSRHLEQVQIAPLPDATAIQHCRAEVRNMRMEPGVRQYIVEIVRRTRTHPTVFYGASPRASVALLLCSKALAAIRGRDFATPDDIRDIAAPVLRHRLSLRAEAELDGASPDAVISDIVKTVEIPR; this is translated from the coding sequence ATGGCTGAGGCGAATATTCCTGACGGCCGTATTTCTGCTAGCCGCCTGGACGATCTACGGACTGTTCTAATGCTGACTCACACACCGGCAACGGTTGCACACATCCTTAACGAACTTCGCAAGACCATCGTCGGCGAAGACGATGCGATCGAGCAGATACTTGTCGCGCTGCTAGCCGAAGGGCATGCGCTGATCGAGGGCGTTCCCGGCACGGCAAAGACGCTGACCGTAAAAACACTTGCCCAGATCATCGGCGCTCAGTTCTCTCGTATCCAGTTCACGCCTGACCTGATGCCATCGGACATCACGGGAACGAACGTATTTAATATGCAAACGTCGCAGTTCACGCTGCGGCACGGGCCTGTGTTTACGGACATTCTGCTTGCCGATGAGATCAACCGCACGCCGCCAAAGACGCAAGCCGCCCTGCTCGAAGCGATGGAAGAGCGGCAGGTGACCATCGACGGCGAACGTTACCAACTCTCGCCACTGTTTACCGTGCTCGCGACCGAGAATCCGATCGAATACGAGGGCACCTATCCGCTGCCCGAGGCACAACTCGACCGGTTCCTGATGAAGATCCTCATCGACTACCCCGAGGCGGAAGCCGAGGCTGAGATCGTGGCCCGTTGGGATGCAGGCTTTAATTCGCGGCATCTCGAACAGGTCCAGATCGCTCCGTTGCCCGATGCCACCGCGATCCAACACTGCCGTGCCGAGGTCCGCAACATGCGAATGGAGCCGGGCGTCCGGCAATACATCGTCGAGATCGTCCGGAGAACACGCACGCATCCGACGGTGTTCTATGGTGCCAGCCCGCGTGCGTCAGTCGCTTTACTGCTGTGCTCGAAAGCACTCGCCGCCATCCGCGGCCGCGACTTTGCCACCCCCGACGACATCCGCGACATCGCCGCACCGGTGCTGCGTCATCGACTCAGTCTCCGTGCCGAGGCCGAACTCGATGGAGCCTCCCCTGATGCCGTCATTTCAGACATCGTCAAGACGGTCGAGATCCCCCGATAA
- a CDS encoding sulfite exporter TauE/SafE family protein: MPVDTLLILIAVFFVTSIIGVVTGSNSLIAVPVMFQAGIDARIAVATNMFGLLFMAIGGTIPFVRQRRFEVRPLVPMLVLTVVSSAIGAMLVGVISADGIKVIVSIAMVAVALFILLRPRTEKVKATAAPLTYLVVFLLGIYGGLFSGGYVTVLTAVMVGMYGMQYGEAVGATKLINVASSGVATIAFMWQGLVDYKLGLILGITMFAGAYVGAHYAAKLDEVWLRRIFLTAVFLLAAWTIYGLF, translated from the coding sequence ATGCCGGTTGATACGCTCCTCATTCTGATCGCCGTTTTCTTCGTAACGAGTATCATCGGCGTCGTGACCGGTAGCAATTCGCTTATCGCCGTTCCCGTGATGTTCCAGGCAGGCATTGATGCGAGGATCGCAGTCGCTACAAACATGTTCGGGCTGCTCTTTATGGCGATAGGCGGAACAATTCCGTTTGTCAGGCAGCGTCGGTTCGAGGTTCGGCCGCTAGTGCCGATGCTCGTACTCACAGTCGTCAGTTCTGCGATCGGAGCGATGCTCGTCGGCGTTATTAGTGCCGACGGGATCAAGGTGATCGTCAGCATTGCAATGGTCGCCGTTGCCCTCTTCATCCTTCTCAGGCCGCGAACCGAAAAGGTTAAGGCAACGGCTGCCCCATTGACCTATCTGGTCGTTTTCCTCCTCGGTATCTACGGCGGATTGTTCAGCGGAGGTTATGTGACCGTGCTGACAGCCGTCATGGTCGGCATGTATGGAATGCAGTACGGAGAGGCGGTCGGGGCGACGAAGCTGATCAACGTCGCATCGTCGGGCGTTGCCACGATCGCTTTTATGTGGCAAGGTTTAGTGGACTATAAGCTCGGCCTGATCCTCGGGATCACGATGTTCGCGGGTGCCTATGTGGGTGCACATTACGCCGCAAAACTCGATGAGGTATGGCTGAGGCGAATATTCCTGACGGCCGTATTTCTGCTAGCCGCCTGGACGATCTACGGACTGTTCTAA
- a CDS encoding DUF4350 domain-containing protein yields MKQRLLLLAVFVFLITVLVGLNAASYQQKEKTPDSELAADRSSYNSGSTGTQAYYSLLTETGRKAVRWQEPPSSLLTSGSAKPNVFVLIGRLKRELTDEEAESLLRWVSEGGRLVIIDREPPAKLATTTANWRIIVSNQQVPALLTVDPADQQQMIAETAAVKPVQPTTLTESIVAVQPSRFSSSISAVQFPGGDEERTKSPASPAAEPSHIAPLIHFPLADDGLVIDAPFGSGKIVFVADPYIVSNGGIALADNARLGINLVSVKDGIIAFDEYHHGFGSDRNRFLQFFAGTPIIGIFLQAAFLAGLIFYSRSRRFARPVPEPEPDRLSKLEYVTAMAELQRRTNAYDLAVENIYTDARVRICRTLGLDTMAAKPREIAVALVERIGGKEDEYEATLFKCEEIIRGEPTGKREVLSLIAALRDVEQKLGVRRIQGSKDAG; encoded by the coding sequence ATGAAACAGCGACTATTGCTGCTAGCAGTATTCGTCTTCCTCATCACCGTCCTGGTGGGCCTTAATGCTGCTTCGTATCAGCAAAAGGAAAAAACGCCCGACAGCGAACTTGCCGCCGACCGCTCGAGTTACAATTCGGGCTCCACAGGCACACAGGCATACTACTCGCTTCTTACCGAAACAGGGCGAAAGGCTGTCCGCTGGCAAGAGCCGCCCTCATCGTTATTGACGAGCGGATCGGCTAAGCCGAATGTGTTCGTCCTGATCGGCAGACTGAAACGAGAGTTAACCGACGAGGAGGCTGAGTCTCTGCTCCGCTGGGTGTCAGAGGGCGGACGCCTCGTTATCATTGACCGCGAGCCGCCTGCAAAACTTGCGACGACGACCGCTAACTGGAGGATCATCGTCTCGAACCAGCAGGTTCCTGCGCTCCTGACGGTCGACCCGGCAGACCAGCAGCAGATGATCGCTGAGACAGCCGCGGTCAAGCCTGTGCAGCCGACAACCCTTACCGAGAGTATTGTCGCGGTTCAGCCTTCACGTTTTTCTTCGTCGATCAGTGCAGTACAGTTTCCCGGCGGGGACGAGGAACGGACGAAAAGCCCGGCTTCGCCGGCGGCCGAGCCAAGCCATATCGCACCGCTCATTCATTTCCCTCTCGCTGATGACGGGTTGGTCATTGACGCGCCGTTCGGTAGTGGAAAGATCGTATTCGTTGCCGATCCCTATATCGTATCCAACGGCGGCATCGCATTGGCCGATAACGCCCGGCTTGGGATAAACCTCGTCAGCGTCAAGGACGGCATCATCGCGTTCGATGAGTATCACCACGGCTTTGGCAGCGACAGGAACCGCTTCCTTCAATTCTTTGCGGGGACGCCAATCATCGGCATCTTTCTGCAGGCAGCCTTTCTTGCGGGCCTGATATTTTATTCGCGCAGTCGTCGCTTCGCCCGGCCTGTTCCCGAACCTGAGCCCGATCGCCTGTCAAAACTAGAGTACGTGACGGCGATGGCCGAACTGCAGCGCCGGACGAACGCCTACGATCTGGCGGTAGAGAACATCTACACGGATGCCCGTGTCCGCATCTGCCGAACTCTCGGCCTCGACACAATGGCTGCGAAACCACGCGAGATCGCGGTCGCCCTGGTTGAGCGGATAGGCGGCAAAGAGGATGAGTACGAAGCGACGCTGTTCAAGTGTGAAGAGATCATTCGCGGCGAGCCGACAGGCAAACGTGAGGTGCTGTCCTTGATCGCCGCACTTCGCGATGTTGAGCAGAAACTCGGCGTTCGTCGTATACAAGGATCAAAAGATGCCGGTTGA
- a CDS encoding DUF4129 domain-containing protein, whose amino-acid sequence MRLRTITGSVAAFAAVITVFTAVVGAVTLRDYKQRAGSAREVVARLIENAGERPPARDIEKLAGLLRPSEVIEWPSGSVETDNAWLALELDRIEAEPSGTKRLAILTGIDERLAAIVRAVEDIETAEVGTRSKDEDKQKLAEILRREEYQKAQQKEESLFQKWWREFTEWLARQFPQPDIPSEPSAGMGSLTYALQIIVLLVVVAIVGFLIYKFAPALARRIGLRNKEKRDPRVILGERIEAHESGHDLLAEAERLAREGDLRGAIRKGYIAVLCDLSDRNVIALARHKTNRDYLRDVRRNERLFDRMHGLTGTFERRWYGLTPARGEEWESFRNACRQTVTETGR is encoded by the coding sequence GGTCACGCTCCGGGATTATAAGCAGCGTGCCGGGTCGGCACGCGAGGTTGTGGCAAGGCTCATCGAGAACGCCGGTGAGCGGCCGCCGGCCCGCGACATTGAGAAGCTCGCCGGCCTCTTGCGGCCGTCGGAGGTGATCGAGTGGCCGTCAGGCAGCGTCGAAACGGACAATGCCTGGCTAGCGCTTGAATTGGATCGCATCGAAGCGGAACCAAGTGGAACAAAACGCCTCGCGATCCTGACCGGTATCGACGAACGGCTGGCCGCAATTGTTCGGGCGGTCGAAGATATAGAAACTGCGGAGGTAGGAACGCGTTCTAAAGACGAAGATAAACAGAAGCTCGCCGAGATCCTCCGTCGTGAGGAGTATCAAAAGGCACAGCAAAAGGAGGAAAGCCTATTCCAAAAATGGTGGCGCGAATTCACAGAATGGCTCGCCCGGCAATTTCCGCAACCCGATATCCCATCGGAACCAAGCGCCGGCATGGGTTCGCTGACCTATGCGCTTCAGATCATCGTTCTACTGGTTGTGGTCGCGATCGTCGGTTTCCTGATCTACAAGTTCGCTCCGGCACTCGCGCGCCGGATCGGCCTCAGGAACAAAGAGAAACGCGATCCGCGCGTGATCCTCGGCGAAAGGATCGAAGCTCACGAGTCGGGCCATGACCTATTGGCCGAGGCCGAACGCCTCGCCCGCGAGGGTGATCTCCGCGGTGCGATCCGCAAGGGCTATATCGCCGTTCTTTGCGACCTGAGCGATCGAAATGTGATTGCCCTTGCCAGGCACAAGACGAATAGAGATTATCTCCGCGACGTTCGTCGTAACGAGAGATTGTTCGACCGCATGCATGGACTTACCGGTACCTTTGAACGCAGATGGTACGGCCTCACGCCGGCCCGCGGTGAAGAGTGGGAGAGCTTCAGAAATGCCTGCCGTCAGACGGTAACGGAGACAGGAAGATGA